In the genome of Nitrospira japonica, one region contains:
- a CDS encoding phosphoadenosine phosphosulfate reductase domain-containing protein — translation MKPLHESVNQIPESAVIGLAFSGGKDSMACLHLLRDRLSFAIFVDTGFTLPETLECVTYARALVPMHVVRTDRKGQNAREGIPADVVPIDYTSFGQQFTGRKPVTIQSYRQCHFENVNKPLWDKAISLSVTHLVSGSRADEHKNAMTQAVMPFEEMTQLCPIHDWSEQDVLDYLETVMEVPAHYYAVPQSSSLDCFDCTAFVQETTEFIPWLREHYPERYAQYAIRNNALYSAIQDALGLPVPEPPAAPIVESLA, via the coding sequence ATGAAGCCCCTTCACGAATCCGTCAACCAGATCCCGGAATCCGCCGTCATTGGCCTGGCCTTCTCCGGCGGGAAAGACAGCATGGCCTGTCTGCATCTCCTTCGCGACCGGCTCAGCTTTGCCATTTTTGTGGATACCGGCTTCACCCTGCCGGAGACCCTCGAGTGCGTCACCTACGCGCGCGCCCTCGTTCCCATGCATGTCGTGCGGACCGACCGGAAGGGGCAGAACGCCCGTGAAGGCATTCCCGCCGATGTCGTCCCGATCGATTACACCTCCTTCGGCCAGCAATTCACTGGCAGGAAGCCTGTCACGATTCAGAGTTATCGCCAGTGCCATTTTGAGAACGTCAACAAGCCGCTCTGGGACAAAGCCATCTCACTGAGCGTCACGCATCTCGTCAGCGGATCCCGCGCGGACGAACACAAGAACGCCATGACACAGGCGGTTATGCCGTTCGAGGAGATGACCCAACTCTGCCCCATTCACGATTGGAGTGAGCAGGACGTGCTCGACTACCTCGAGACGGTCATGGAAGTCCCGGCCCACTACTACGCCGTGCCCCAGAGTTCTTCCCTCGACTGCTTCGACTGTACGGCCTTTGTCCAAGAAACGACGGAATTCATCCCCTGGTTGCGTGAGCACTACCCAGAGCGATACGCGCAGTACGCCATCCGCAATAACGCCCTCTATTCGGCTATTCAAGACGCCTTAGGACTCCCAGTTCCTGAGCCCCCGGCCGCTCCCATTGTGGAGAGCCTCGCATGA
- the dnaB gene encoding replicative DNA helicase, whose protein sequence is MHSTDEQLRMQPHDLEAEQAVLGAILIEPTALSTAQESLRTQDFYDSRHQRIFQAMLDLAAAGTALDLLSLGNHLDRAGHMTAIGGRGGLAELLTTVASASNIAHHCRIVADHAIRRRLISFTDSLSRQAYDKQAIDGLLQTVERGVRQIMTGREEAEWCALQQVAFDTANYVDRMHKGHEAVIGIPTGFADLDTLLGGWHRSDSVVIAARPSMGKTAFVLGSALAAARAGFKVGFFSLEMSRLQIGLRLHGMGAPLDLHALKTGTLTPQGWWHFAETTQHLAGLPMWINDASDLSIERVVSQARHLQASQGLDLLIVDYLQLLQIPDAALYQRGIAEASRRLKMLAKELNVPVLVLSQLSRACESRPDRRPILADLRDSGAIEQDADIVIFLYRHEVYVPDTDEKGLAEVLVRKHRNGPIGDRKVRFIARYAEFKDLPEGTA, encoded by the coding sequence CCGTGCTAGGCGCCATCTTAATCGAGCCGACGGCCCTGAGCACCGCACAGGAAAGCTTGCGCACTCAAGACTTCTACGATAGCCGGCATCAGCGCATCTTTCAGGCCATGCTGGACCTCGCCGCAGCCGGTACGGCGCTGGACTTGCTGAGTCTTGGCAATCACCTCGATCGGGCCGGCCATATGACGGCCATCGGCGGACGCGGGGGCCTCGCCGAATTGCTGACCACCGTGGCCTCCGCCTCGAATATTGCGCATCACTGCCGCATCGTTGCCGACCACGCGATCCGACGACGACTGATCTCGTTCACCGATTCGCTCAGCCGGCAGGCTTATGACAAACAGGCGATTGACGGCCTGCTCCAGACGGTAGAACGGGGCGTCCGTCAGATTATGACCGGGCGAGAGGAGGCCGAGTGGTGCGCGCTCCAGCAAGTGGCATTTGACACCGCCAACTATGTCGATCGCATGCACAAGGGGCACGAGGCCGTGATCGGGATCCCCACCGGCTTCGCCGACCTCGATACCCTACTCGGCGGGTGGCATCGGTCCGACTCGGTCGTCATTGCGGCCAGACCGAGCATGGGAAAAACCGCGTTCGTGCTGGGCTCCGCGTTAGCGGCGGCTCGAGCGGGGTTCAAAGTCGGATTCTTCTCCCTGGAGATGTCGCGGTTGCAAATCGGCCTCCGCTTGCACGGGATGGGCGCCCCGCTCGATCTCCACGCGCTCAAGACCGGTACCCTGACCCCACAAGGCTGGTGGCACTTCGCCGAGACCACGCAACACCTGGCCGGACTCCCGATGTGGATCAATGACGCCTCAGACCTGAGCATCGAACGCGTCGTCAGTCAGGCCCGACACTTACAGGCCTCTCAGGGCCTCGACCTGCTCATTGTGGACTATCTACAGCTCCTGCAGATCCCGGACGCTGCGCTCTACCAACGAGGCATCGCGGAAGCCTCTCGCCGCCTCAAGATGCTGGCCAAGGAGCTGAACGTGCCGGTCCTCGTCCTGTCACAACTTTCCCGCGCCTGTGAATCGCGGCCCGATCGCCGGCCGATCCTGGCGGACTTGCGCGATTCCGGCGCCATCGAACAAGACGCCGATATCGTCATTTTCCTCTATCGCCATGAAGTCTATGTCCCCGACACGGACGAGAAGGGCCTGGCGGAAGTTTTGGTTCGGAAACACCGGAACGGCCCGATTGGAGATCGGAAGGTGCGATTCATCGCCCGATACGCGGAGTTCAAAGACCTCCCCGAGGGCACCGCATGA